The Sebastes fasciatus isolate fSebFas1 chromosome 4, fSebFas1.pri, whole genome shotgun sequence genome window below encodes:
- the LOC141766390 gene encoding uncharacterized protein LOC141766390 produces the protein MGQRFSRQGATAHSAEAAATEQKTAAEPAATQPAADAGMTVKAETQEVVKGEPVTLIACLPAEDCVAECKVVEAPVSEPVEKETPAPVQPEPLVSVSAPSPPESEPVAELEPVAEAQLAPEPVPEPAPAPVSEPEPVPEPELVPEVEVEVEAVPEPIPESVLAPVEAMEQEIDLLSQVSLPEPVISSLPLIDLIVPDVTPPPTDIPIAAPVDADEPSDIPVIEQCQDIAEISLIPTPEPEESEDTSVSLGKLIEVEAAENLEQLVNDVNEESVCGLLNNLELKGNDLDADLIPTDVKIADDMTASIELM, from the coding sequence ATGGGACAGCGGTTCTCCAGGCAAGGAGCCACAGCTCACAGTGCTGAGGCTGCTGCCACTGAACAGAAGACTGCAGCGGAGCCGGCAGCTACACAACCAGCAGCAGACGCTGGGATGACTGTTAAGGCCGAGACTCAGGAGGTGGTGAAGGGGGAGCCGGTGACCCTGATTGCGTGTTTACCCGCTGAAGATTGTGTGGCAGAGTGTAAAGTGGTAGAAGCTCCTGTCTCAGAGCCTGTGGAGAAGGAAACCCCAGCTCCAGTCCAACCTGAGCCTCTGGTCTCGGTCAGCGCACCATCACCTCCAGAGTCAGAACCTGTTGCCGAACTAGAACCTGTTGCTGAAGCTCAGCTTGCTCCAGAACCTGTTCCAgaaccagctccagctccagtttCCGAACCAGAGCCTGTACCCGAACCCGAGCTTGTCCCCGAAGTCGAGGTAGAAGTTGAGGCAGTCCCTGAGCCCATCCCAGAGTCAGTACTAGCCCCAGTTGAAGCCATGGAGCAGGAGATAGACCTGCTTAGCCAAGTGTCTCTGCCCGAGCCTGTGATTTCTTCACTTCCTTTGATCGACCTGATCGTCCCTGATGTAACTCCTCCACCTACTGACATTCCTATCGCTGCCCCAGTCGACGCGGACGAGCCCTCAGACATCCCGGTGATCGAGCAGTGCCAAGACATTGCTGAGATTTCTCTGATTCCCACACCTGAGCCAGAAGAGAGCGAGGACACATCCGTGTCTCTGGGTAAGCTGATAGAGGTGGAGGCTGCAGAGAATCTGGAGCAGCTGGTGAACGACGTCAACGAGGAAagtgtttgtggactgctgaaCAACTTGGAGCTGAAAGGAAATGACCTTGACGCTGACCTCATTCCCACCGACGTCAAGATCGCCGATGACATGACCGCTTCCATTGAGCTGATGTGA